Below is a window of Procambarus clarkii isolate CNS0578487 chromosome 19, FALCON_Pclarkii_2.0, whole genome shotgun sequence DNA.
TACCTACCTTTGTACCAATTTCTTATCCTGCTTATCTCCCTCCCTACATTTCCCTCCACAAATTTTGGTGATGCTGTCTGGTATAAATATTTGATGTATTACTGGCTGGTATTGATATTAATTTGGCTTAAAATTGTGGTATTCATATTGTTTGATATTACTATTTAATATTCAATTACTTTAATAACACCGTTTGAAATTAATAGTTATTTAATACTATTCGGCATCACTTAAGTTTAAATATATATGAGGCAAATGATGCAGACGGAAGCCGGAAATGATCGGTTATTTAACAAAAATAATGGTTTCTCGTTCCAGTctgagaaaaaatatttcctgCAATTTATTCGTTCATAACCAAATAGGGAAGCAATAAGGGATCAATATTAAGGTCACGGAATATCCTTTGATGCGAGGTGATCGCCTTGACGTCCAGCCCATAACACAACAACCCATAATGTATTAATACATTACCTCACTCATTACCGCATCATGAGAGCTATCAACCCTTCCCAGAGGTCAGGCCGGAACCTGACCCGTGAGGCTACTCATATGGCTCTAAGGCATGCAACAGGAATTACGGTCAGGTGCGGggcatttctctaaattactaaaTTGTCTGCAACTCTCGAAGGCGGTTCgctaggagagggagggagggaggagggtctgatggggagagggagggagggaggggagggggttggatgggggagagggagggagggaggggtaggattggggagagggaagggggttggGGGTTAGGGAGGGGTAGTTAACATCTTCATCGGGAGATTTACTAAAATATCGGGTTAAagagttatatatttatatatatgccaaACATGAATGCATGAAGCCAACATGCAACAGAAAATTTTTGACCACTGATGGATTCGAACCTGATCAGCCAGAGCCTCCATGCCCTCCTAGGCGTGTCTAGTACTATAACCACACTGCCAACTGACTGTAGAAAAGTACTAGAAGGTCATCTGACTCTTAACTCCAATACCCGACAGCACTCGTCACAATATTATGGCGCAGACATTTATGCCCAAAATTACGTGCGAGGTCGTAAGATTGGACTGTACTTGAATGGTCTTAAGACATCACCGTCCTCGTGTGGTCTTTAAGACATCACCCTCCTCGTGTGGTCTTAAGACGTCACCGTCCTTGTGAGGTCTTAAGACATCACCGTCCTCGTGTGGTCTTTAAGACATCACCCTCCTCGTGTGGTCTTAAGACGTCACCGTCCTTGTGAGGTCTTAAGACGTCACCGTCCTCGTGTGGTCTTTAAGACATCACCGTCCTCGTGTGGTCTTTCAGACGTCACCGTCCTCGTGTGGTCTTTAAGACATCACCGTCCTCGTGTGGTCTTTAAGACATCACCGTCCTCGTGTGGTCTTAAGACGTCACCGTCCATGTGAGGTCTTAAGACGTCACCGTCCTCGTGTGGTCTTTAAGACATCACCGTCCTCGTGTGGTCTTCAGACGTCACCGTCCTCGTGTGGTCTTCATACGTCACCGTCCTCGTGTGGTCTTTCAGACGTCACCGTCCTCGTGTGGTCTTTCATACGTCACCGTCCTCGTGTGGTCTTTCAGACGTCACCGTCCTCGTGTGGTCTTTCAGACGTCACCGTCCTCGTGTGGTCTTCAGACGTCACCGTCCTCGTGTGGTCTTTCAGACATCACCGTCCTCGTGTGGTCTTAAGACGTCACCGTCCTCGTGTGGTCTTCATACGTCACCGTCCTCGTGTGGTCTTCAGACGTCACCGTCCTCGTGTGGTCTTCAGACGTCACCGTCCTCGTGTGGTCTTTCAGACATCACCGTCCTCGTGTGGTCTTAAGACGTCACCGTCCTCGTGTGGTCTTCAGACGTCACCGTCCTCGTGTGGTCTTTCAGACATCACCGTCCTCGTGTGGTCTTAAGACGTCACCGTCCTTGTGAGGTCTTAAGACATCACCGTCCTCGTGTGGTCTTAAGACGTCACCGTCTTCGTGTGGTCTTAAGACGTCACCGTCCTTGTGAGGTCTTAAGACGTCACCGTCCTCGTGTGGTCTTTCAGACGTCACCGTCCTCGTGTGGTCTTTCAGACGTCACCCTCCTCATGTGGTCTTCAGACGTCACCGTCCTCGTGTGGTCTTTCAGACGTCACCGTCCTCGTGTGGTCTTTCAGACGTCACCGTCCTCGTGTGGTCTTTCAGACGTCACCGTCCTCGTGTGGTCTTTCAGACGTCACCGTCCTCGTGCGGTCTTTCAGACGTCACCGTCCTCGTGTGGTCTTTCAGACGTCACCGTCCTCGTGTGGTCTTTCAGACGTCACCGTCCTCGTGTGGTCTTTCAGACGTCACCGTCCTCGTGTGGTCTTCAGCCGTCACCGTCCTCGTGTTATACGTTAGTGTATACCGCATATACACTAACATATACGTCATATAACAAACGACATATAACGACCCTTAAGTCGTTATAAAGAGAGTCGTTATATACGTCGTTAAGGAGGGGGGCGTCGCTCCCCAGGTACCTGCAGTTGACGTCACCAACTGACCTCCAATTCGTTATTCTTGGACTGAATAGTGTAGTTGTGTTGGAGTCCCGCCGCGCTCTATACAAAGAGCACAGCGCTGCTTGGACATGTGTACATGTAGAGCACCGAGATCCATAGAGCAGTGTAGGTGCGTCTAGAAGCATAGAGCTCCATTCAGCAGAATTTGTACCTATTGAGCATTGATTGGGAACAGATAAGTTGTGCAGAGCCCCACACACGAATACTACAGACCAGAATATATGTTCCTCTGGAGCACAGAGCTACATAGAGCAGAATGTATACGTGTAGAACAGAGCTACATAGAGCAGAATGTATACGTGTAGAACAGAGCTACATAGAGCTGGGGGCCGAATTCATGCCGCGACCTCAGGAGTGCCCCAAGCTTTACCTTCATGCCTCGACACCAGGAGTGCCCCAAGCTTTACTTTCATGCCTCGACACCAAGAGTGCCCCAAGCTTTACCTTCATGCCACGACACCAGGAGTGTCCCAAGCTTTACTTTCATGCCGCGACACCAGGAGTGCCCCAAGCTTTACTTTCATGCCTCGACACCAGGAGTGCCCCAAGCTTTACCTTCATGCCACGACACCAGGAGTGCCCCAAGCTTTACCTTCATGCCACGACACCAGGAGTGTCCCAAGCTTTACTTTCATGCCACGACACCAGGAGTGCCCCAAGCTTTACCTTCATGCCACGACACCAGGAGTGCCCCAAGCTTTACCTTCATGCCACGACACCAGGAGTGTCCCAAGCTTTACTTTCATGCCACGACACCAGGAGTGCCCCAAGCTTTACCTTCATGCCACGACACCAGGAGTGCCCCAAGCTTTACCTTCATGCCACGACACCAGGAGTGCCCAAGCTTTACCTTCATGCCTCGACACCAGGAGTGTCCCAAGCTTTACTTTCATGCCTCGACACCAGGAGTGCCCCAAGCTTTACCTTCATGCCACGACACCAGGAGTGCCCCAAGCTTTACCTTCATGCCACGACACCAGGAGTGCCCCAAGCTTTACCTTCATGCCACGACACCAGGAGTGCCCCTAGCTTTACCTTCATGCCACGACACCAGGAGTGCCCCAAGCTTTACTTTCATGCCTCGACACCAGGAGTGCCCCAAGCTTTACCTTCATGCCACGACACCAGGAGTGCCCCAAGCTTTACCTTCGTGCCACGACACCAGGAGTGCCCCAAGCTTTACCTTCATCCCTCGACACCAGGAGTGCCCCAAGCTTTACCTTCATGCCACGACACCAGGAGTGCCCCAAGCTTTACCTTCATGCCTCGACACCAGGAGTGCCCCAAGCTTTACCTTCATGCCTCGACACCAGGAGTGCCCCAAGCTTTACCTTCATGCCTCGACACCAGGAGTGCCCCAAGCTTTACCTTCATGCCTCGACACCAGGAGTGCCCCAAGCTTTACCTTCATGCCTCGACACCAGGAGTGTCCCAAGCTTTATGTAAAGTGATCGTTTGTCAAGGTTTATCAACTACACAACGACAAACAGAAAATATTTTGGTCGGCGGATCCCCTAACAGCAGATAATATATGctatgtgcactcacctagttgtgcttgcgtgggttgagctctggctctttggtcccgcctctcaactgtcagtcaactgatgtacagattcctgagcctactgggctctatcatatctacatttcaaagtgtgtatggagtcagcctccaccacatcactgcctaatgcattccatccgttaacgactctgatactgaaaaagttccttctaacgtccctgtggctcatgtgggtactcaaattccacctgtgtccccttgttcgcgtcccatcagtgttgaatagtgtatccttgtttacccggtcgattcccctgaggattttgtaggttgtgatcatgtctccccttactcttatgtctttcagtgtcgtaaggtgcatttcccgcagcctttcctcgtaactcatgcctcttagttctgggactagtctagtggcatacctttgaactttttccagcttcgtcttgtgcttgacaaggtacgggctccatgctggggccgcatactccaggattggtcttacatatgtggtgtacaagattctgaatgattccttacacaggttcctgaacgctgttctgatgttagccagcctcgcatatgccgcagacgttattctttttatgtgggcttcaggagacaggtttggtgtgatatcaactcctagatctttctctctgtccatttcattaagtacttcatctcttattctgtatccagtgtctgacctgtttccactgcctagtttaattactttgcatttgcttgggttgaacttcaacagccatttgttggaccattcactcagtctgtctaggtcatcttgtagcctcctactatcatcctctgtttcaatccttctcataatttttgcatcatcagcaaacattgagagaaacgagtctattccctctgggagatcatttaccagatcagaaacagtataggttcaaggactgacccctgcgggacttcacttgtaacgtctcgccagtctgagacctcacccctcacactgactcgttgtctcctgttgcttaggtactcctttatccaatggagtgccttccctttcactccagcctgcacctccagctttttcactggtctgttgtgtggtactgtatcaaagactttctggcaatccaaaaatatgcagtctgcccacccttctctttcttgcctgatttttgttgccagaTCGtacaattcaagtaaccctgtgaggcaggacctgcctccctgaacccatgttgatgagtgtgtgtgtgtgtgtgtgtgtactcacttagttgtactcacctagttgtgtttgcgagggttgacctctggctctttggtcccgcctctcaaccgtctatcaacaggtgtacaggttcctgagcctattgggctctattatatctacacttgaaactgtgtatggagtcagcctccaccacatcacttcctaatgcattctatttgtcaaccactctgacactaaaaaagttctttctaatatctctgtggctcatttgggcactcagtttccacctgtgtccccttgtgcgtgtgccccttgtgttaaatagcctgtctttatctaccctatcaattcccttcagaatcttgaatgtggtgatcatgttccccctaactcttctgtcttccaacgaagtgaggtttaattcccgtagtctctcctcgtagctcatacctctcagctcgggtactagtctggaggcaaacctttgaacctcttccagtttagtcttatccttgactagatatggactccatgctggagccgcatactccaggattggtctgacatatgtggtatataatgtttaatttaattacttttaatttactttacagccatttgttcgaccattcctgcagcttgtccaggtcttcttgaagcctgaaactgtcctcctctgtcttaatccttctcataattttggcgtcgtcagcaaacattgagaggaatgagtctataccctccgggagatcatttacgtatatcaaaaacaggatatgtccaagcacagagccctgtgggactccactagtgacttcacgccattctgaggtctcaccgctcactgtaactctctgcttcctattgcttaggtactcccttatccactggagcgccctaccagttactcctgcctgtttctccagcttatgcatcagccttttatgtggtactgtgtcaaaggctttccgacagtaaaatgcagtccgcccatccttctctttcttgcttaatctttgtcacctgatcatataattctatcaagcctgtaagacaagatttaccctccctgaacccatgttgatgggttgtcacgaagtctcttctctccagatgtgttactaggttttttctcacaatcttctccatcaccttgcatggtatacaagttaaggacactggcctgtagttcagtgcctcttgtctgtcaccctttttgaatattggtactacattagcagtcttccatatttctggtaggtctcccgtttccagtgacctactatacactatggagagtggcaagcaaagtgctcctgcacactctttcaatacccatggtgagattccgtccggcccaacagcttttctcacatccagctcgaataggtgcttcttgacctcatctcttgtaatttcgaacctttccaaggtcgcctggtttgctgccacctcttctagcgccgtgacttctccctgttctattgtaaagacctcctggaaccttttgttgagatcttcacacacctctttgtcattctctgtgtacctgtcctcgcccaccctaagtttcatcacctgttccttcactgttgtcttcctcctgatgggactgtgtagtagctttgcttcggtcttggctttattagctatatcattttcataccttttctcagctgctcttctcacactaacatactcgttcctgtacTGTAACAGTTACAATATTGTATTgaaacatttcaatgtttccagttTCATTGACAAATAGAATATTCAGAGATttccatttattttaattttgatttaattattttgcgtgatattgcattggaattgagctgtgttgtttactataccgttcattttgtgagaattttatttttgtatttttttcctttttttcatttttttcttaattgtttttcttatatttcagtgatggaaacataagATCATTTCATGTtcacaattttctgatgggaacatcagaccatttgggaatgcatcggacgaggggacgcgggaggggggggggctaatggtggggaggccgaggggagaggggaggggagaatggtggggaggatgaagggacAGGAGTGGGGGAATTTGGAGAGGTACAGGGTAGGGGGTAATGTTGGGAAcaacaaggggatgggggagttggggacgaggggacagaggaatggagaatgatggggaggacaaggggacaggggagtggggaggacgaagggacggggagagggggggaatggtagggaggacgaggggacgggagagggggGGAATTCTGGGGTGGACTTGGAGACAGGGGAAGTTTGCTGTGACTCAGCAATGTGCattcgttgctgagccacagagttaAGCTGAGCTGAgttaaggtggcatgggcatgaataggtcGTAAATGGAGattctttcgagccattacctgtaccaatagctgatactagagatctggggaTGGATGGGGTTCTTCATGGTGGATTTCAGCAACGGAGGGCTgactgtaccagttatggagctgaagagttagtgtagacctctatgtCTTCcgtttttttctttggctgggacttGCTGCGATTTGACATGGCCTGGCCAAGTCAAATCGTTGAGTTTGGTGAGGTGGTATCCATAAGGAGGTGTAGtgccgtgtaggtgtcgtatttgtggtgcATCAGTGGAGCTTCTACTAAGGTTTCCTCGTCTGAAGAGTCCGTAACATCCATAGTTGGTGTTttcgtctttcgcctcgcagcctgagGTAGACTCAGGTGTCGTTGATTAGTGGTAGGAactatttcaggagcgttggtggtgctgttaatatgtgtagacagcacgtctgctagcgtgtctgctgagatggtgatggtagaagtgttgggagctggagtggAGGTTGCTGCTGCGTGTGCAGCCTGGGACCTTGGTGAGACTGGGGTCTGAGTTGAGATCGACCTTGTGGTCGATATTGTGGAAGTGCCCTGTGTAGTAGAGGAAGTAGTGAGACTTGCACCAGGGCCTATGATGGGAGTCCAGGCCATTGGCTAGGTATAATGCGTTCACCTCACTAGTGAAGCGGTGGTTGTCTGGTCCGGCAAGCCTCTGcgctagtctaataagaccagggataatgcctgcacatgatgcagggggctgtgaaggatcCTGTGGGGCCTTGGGCCCCCATTGTGAGGGCTGGGTCGCCTGGTGGGAGGAGCCACTTTttggtaagactggaaagtcttctggtcggtgGGAGCTGAGGTAGTGAGTTAAGCCCCTGGGCCTCTGGAAGagaggtagaagggttgtttctcttggcttgATCCTCGGCCTTGATGTTTTCCTGTCTGctggggcagcggtaggaaattgcggggtgatcgCCACCACAGAGCAAGCAGCGTAGGGTTGTTGCCTGGCATAtaaagtagtgatggtccagtgtgcacaggctgcacttctggacggagtgctgacacttgttggtggggtgggagagctcgtagcacttgaagcactgctggatctctcGGTATCGTTCCTTTCTCACTTGGTGAGGTGCATGGTGTCTTTAGGCCGAAGTAGTAGAAACCTTGTGTAGCAGCCTGGCTGGCCGCTGCTAATCAGGTGAAAATTACCTTAATTATTGTTTTATCATCGCTGGAGAACACCAATTCAAACACGCCCAGGGAAGGGTTTTCGTTCTCGATGTTGCGAATGATCTTCCTTTCTTTTCGGTCAGAAGTTATCCACTGGCTGACCAACAATGGATAACATTGCTGCTGACAAAACATTGTTCTTTCTGCTAGGAACTGCTTTGGGTAGTTCAGATAGAGGTGGAGCTCCGTGCGAAGTGGGAGATCGTAGGCCAGGAGTTTTTCCAAGTCCTCCTCACATGAAAAGAAGAGTCAGTGGGTGTGATGCCGGCCATGTCTTTTTGGATCTTTAGAATGTCACTATTTACACATCATTTGTCGTGCTATTTTTCAAGGAATatagggggcctgacggctgagtggacagcgttcgggattcgtagtccttaggttccgggttcgatcaatggcggaagcggaaacaaatgggcaatatctttcaccctgatgcccctgttcacctagcagtaaataggtacctgggagttagacagcttctacaggctgcttcctggggatgtgtaacaaagaggatgcctggtcgaggaccgggccgcggggacgttaagccccgaaatcctctgaagataacctcaagataacctcaagataggtcgcGTGAGACCAGATGGAACTTAGAATGACTGAATCAAGAAGTTTGGAAGCTACCATATCATCACAACTCTCAGGACATGAGGATTGGTCAGTTCTCCAGCAGACCCCAGCAACGTGACTGGCTAAACGACTGGATGAAAAACGctaccttctctctgattggtCAAACGCTTCTGACGTCCAGCGAGCGTAATGTCAACCACATCGAaattccctaaaaaaaaaaacttggcaaGACTACTTTCATGACTCTTAATCAACCGTGTTCTTACGTGATAACAAAGAACCTTCGTAACACAGAAGGGAGGGTGCTGGGGGAGAGGTAAGAGCAGGGGAGGGTGCTGGGGAGAGGTAAGAGCGGGGGAGGGTGCTGGGGAGACAGGTAAGAGCAGGGGAGGGTGCTGGGGAGAGTAAGAGCGGGGGAGGGGATGCTGGGGAGACAGGGTAAGAGCAGGGGAGGGTGCTGGGGAGACAGTAAGAGCAGGGGAGGGTGCTGGGGAGAGGTAAGAGCAGGGGAGGGTGGCTGGGGAGAGTAAGAGCATGGGGAGGGGTGCTGGGAGACAGGTAAGAGCAGGGGAGGGTGCTGGGGAGAGGTAAGAGCAGGGGAGGGTGCTGGGAGAGGTAAGAGCAGGGGAGGGTGCTGGGAGGAGGTAAGAGCGGGGGAGGGTGCTGGGGAGACAGGTAGAgcagggaggtgtgggggagaggtgcTGGGGAGACAGGTAAGAGCAGGGGAGGGTGCTGGGGGAGACAGGTAAGAGCAGGGGAGGGTGCTGGGGAGACAGGTAAGAGCAGGGGAGGGTGCTGGGGAGACAGGTAAGAGCAGGGGAGGGTGCTGGGGAGACAGGTAAGAGCAGGGGAGGGTGCTGGGGAGACAGGTAAGAGCAGGGGAGGGTGCTGGGGAGACAGGTAAGAGCAGGGGAGGGTGCTGGGAGACAGGTAAGAGCAGGGGAGGGTGCTGGGGAGACAGGTAAGAGCAGGGGAGGGTGCTGGGGAGACAGGTAAGAGCAGGGGAGGGTGCTGGGGAGGACAGGTAAGAGCAGGGGAGGGTGCTGGGGGAGACAGGTACAGAGCAGGGGAGGGTGCTGGGGAGACAGGTAAGAGCAGGGGAGGGTGCTGGGGAGAAGGTAAGAGCAGGGGAGGGTGCTGGGAGACAggtaagagcagggggagggtgctggggagacaggtaagagcagggggagggtgctggggagacaggtaagagcaggggagggtgctggggagacaggtaagagcaggggagggtgctggggagaggtaagagcaggggagggtgctggggagaggtaagagcagggggagggtgcTGGGGAGAAGGTAAGAGCAGGGGAGGGTGCTGGGGAGACAGGTAAGAGCAGGGGAGGGTGCTGGGGAGAAGGTAAGAGCAGGGGAGGGTGCTGGGGACAGGTAAGAGCAGGGGAGGGTGCTGGGGAGACAGGTAGAGCAGGGGAGGGTGCTGGGGAGACAGGTAAGAGCAGGGGAGGGTGCTGGGGAGACAGGTAAGAGCAGGGGAGGGTGCTGGGAGACAGGTAAGAGCAGGGGAGGGTGCTGGGGAGACAGGTAAGAGCAGGGGAGGGTGCTGGGGAGACAggtaagagcagggggagggtgcTGGGGAGACAGGTAAGAGCAGGGGAGGGTGCTGGGGAGACAGGTAAGAGCAGGgaggagtgctggggagacaggtAAGAGCAGGGGAGGGTGCTGGGGAGACAGGTAAGAGCAGGGGAGGGTGCTGGGGAGACAGGTAAGAGCAGGGGAGGGTGCTGGGGAGACAGGTAAGAGCAGGGGAGGGTGCTGGGGAGACAGGTAAGAGCAGGGGAGGGTGCTGGGGAGACAGTAAGAGCAGGGGAGGGTGCTGGGGAGACAGGTAAGAGCAGGGGAGGGTGCTGGGGAGACAGGTAAGAGcaggggaggtgctgggagaCAGGTAAGAGCAGGGGAGGGTGCTGGGGAGACAGGTAAGAGCAGGGGAGGGTGCTGGGGAGACAGGTAAGAGCAGGGGAGGGTGCTGGGGAGACAGGTAAGAGCAGGGGAGGGTGCTGGGGAGACAGGTAAGAGCAGGGGAGGGTGCTGGGGAGACAGGTAAGAGCAGGGGAGGGTGCTGGGGAGACAGGTAAGAGCAGGGGAGGGTGCTGGGGAGACAGGTAAGAGCAGGGGAGGGTGCTGGGGAGACAGGTAAGAGCAGGGGAGGGTGCTGGGGAGACAGGTAAGAGCAGGGGAGGGTGCTGGGGAGACAGGTAAGAGCAGGGAGGGTGCTGGGGAGACAGGTAAGAGCAGGGGAGGGTGCTGGGAGACAGGTAAGAGCAGGGGAGGGTGCTGGGGAGACAGGTAAGAGCAGGGGAGGGTGCTGGGGAGACAGGTAAGATCAGgggagagtgctggggagacaggtAAGAGCAgggagagtgctggggagacaggtAAGAGCAGgggagagtgctggggagacaggtAAGAGCAGgggagagtgctggggagacaggtAAGAGCAGGAGGGTGCTGGGGAGACAGGTAAGAGCAGGGGAGAGTGCAGGGGAGACAGGTAGAGCGGGGAGGGTGCTGGGGAGAGGTAAGAGCAGGGGAGGGTGCTGGGAGAGGTAAGAGCAGGGGAGGGTGCTGGGGAGACAGGTAAGAGCAGgggagtgctggggagacaggtaagagcaggggagggtgctgggagaggtaagagcaggggagggtgctggggagaggtaagagcaggggaggtgctgggagagtaAGAGCAGAGGAGGGTGCTGGGGACAGGTAAGAGCAgggagagtgctggggagacaggtAAGAGCAGgggagagtgctggggagacaggtAAGAGCAGGGAGAGTGCTGGGAGACAGGTAAGAGCAGGGGAGGGTGCTTGGGAGACAGGTAAGAGCAGGGGAGGGTGCTGGGGAGACAGGTAAGAGCCGGGGAGGGTGCTGGTGACAGTGTTTTTGGAAACTTAACGACAAAATCATATCTTCTTGAGAGGAACGAGGAGATACTCAAGTATcgtattcctctctctctctctctctgtctctctctcttctctctctctctctctctctctctctctctctctctctctctctctctatctctctctctctctctctctctctctctctctctctctctctctctctctctctctctctctctctctctctctctctcttctgtctctctctctctctctctctctctctctctctctctctctctctctctctctctctctctctctctctctttctctctctctctctctctctctctcacacacactctctctctctctctctctcctctctctctctctctctctctctctctctctctctctctctctctctctctctctctctctgacactctctctctctctctctctctctctctctctctctctcctctctctctctcctctctctctctctctctcttctctctctctctctctctctctcactctctctctctcctctctctctctctctctctcctctctctctctctctctctctctcctctctctctctctctctctctctctctctctgtctctactctctctcctcttctctctctctctcctctcttctctctcttctctctctctctctctctctcctctctctctctctctctcaatctctctcctctctctctgctctctctcctctctctctctctctctctctctctctctctctcttcctctctctctctctctctctctctctctctctctctctctctctctctctctctctctctcctctctctctctctcctctctctctcatctcactctctctctctctctctctcacctctctctctctctctctctctctctctccctctctctctctcactcttccatCCTCCACTTGCTCAGCCTCAGGAAGGTCAGGCAGGTGAAGGTGTGAGAACAGTCTAAGGCAGAAACAACATCATTAAAAAAACATCTTCATCAAAGACACAATTGCCTTCGTCTCTTGGGCTTCTCGGCTACCATTCCACTTCCCCTT
It encodes the following:
- the LOC123752225 gene encoding uncharacterized protein, which codes for MPRPQECPKLYLHASTPGVPQALLSCLDTKSAPSFTFMPRHQECPKLYFHAATPGVPQALLSCLDTRSAPSFTFMPRHQECPKLYLHATTPGVSQALLSCHDTRSAPSFTFMPRHQECPKLYLHATTPGVSQALLSCHDTRSAPSFTFMPRHQECPKLYLHATTPGVPKLYLHASTPGVSQALLSCLDTRSAPSFTFMPRHQECPKLYLHATTPGVPQALPSCHDTRSAPSFTFMPRHQECPKLYFHASTPGVPQALPSCHDTRSAPSFTFVPRHQECPKLYLHPSTPGVPQALPSCHDTRSAPSFTFMPRHQECPKLYLHASTPGVPQALPSCLDTRSAPSFTFMPRHQECPKLYLHASTPGVSQALCKVIVCQGLSTTQRQTENILVGGSPNSR
- the LOC138366443 gene encoding uncharacterized protein, yielding MAWTPIIGPGASLTTSSTTQGTSTISTTRSISTQTPVSPRSQAAHAAATSTPAPNTSTITISADTLADVLSTHINSTTNAPEIVPTTNQRHLSLPQAARRKTKTPTMDVTDSSDEETLVEAPLMHHKYDTYTALHLLMDTTSPNSTI